CTTTGTGTCAGTAAGTATCCGTATCCCAAGTTCTGTATCTGGATTGCAATGTATAGATGTTAGGTGCGCTGTAAAGTTGATCTGCTAGTCATCAATGGATATCTCGCATGTTTTCTAATAATCTGCTCAGAAGTAATTTGTTGTGGAGGCTGTCAAAAGTACAGAATAAAATCGTTCATGTGATTACTCCACACTTCCTACAGGGAGCGAAATATTCGCAGACAACATCCTCAACACTGGTGTCTTCTACATCAGGGATTAGTGGAGAGAATAaagctgtgtttgtgttttctttgacaGACCTCGTGGGTATAGTTCTTTGAACATTTTAAGCACATGTACAGACATTATTTAAGGTTCCATGGTTTTCCCaggtaaacattactcctaacccctttcccataatgcttttccacacctttccttttgcaatatcatgttactctcagtttttaattttgttattaggttcctctttgtgttttctgtatttgttaaGTAccgttgtttattcttttatagctgatatgttatttatttgtttttctgtcccttgtatgctgtccgtGTCTCGTTCTTGTTGATAGGCGCTAAGAACATGCTCCTTATGAGtatgagtatgcgctttacaaattttgcatttataataataataattattattaaaaaattaggTTAGCACTACGCTTTTTTCTCTCCTTACATTTGAGTCTTAAAGTAAGTAATTATATCGAAGTTTCCGTACTTCTTTAATTGCTTAGATACCAGTTTGAACGTGTTAAAATTcataaacatgcataaaacCGCAGTCACACACTCGTACACATGCAGATGAATAAGTAACAgagaaagatttgtttgttATCTACAATTTACTGCAGCCATTGTAACGGACTGTAAAAGAATGAGTGACAGCGACACAATGAGTGTTGATCTCCccttagagcaggggtgggcaattaattttcccaaggggctgcatgagaaattgggatggttatagagggccggactaatatagttaactcagttttacccaataatGTATATATGGTATATaaactggcgggcgggccggtcagagacaggaggcgggccggcctttgcccaggtctgaacTTGAGCTTGTTTCATTTTGCCAGTCCTGAATGTTTGCCTTATTTTTTTGTAGATGTATTGCAAATGTCTATAACGTTTGCATTCCTTAGCAGACTGGATATTTCATTTACAAATGAGTGGAGGTAGAATTATAAATTACAGTTAAAGGTTTCAACTTGTGTGACCTGACTGCTTTGTCATCTGCTAATAGCTTTCTTTACAAGCAGCTTAAGGCTACACCTCCAAATTGATTGGGAAAGGAGACACGTCAGAAAGCAGACAGCTACGGTTTCCCCCTCCTTGTTGCATAAGCTCATCTGTTTCCACTCAAACGCTGGACTTTCATGACTTTCGTTTTGCTAGAAAAGGTTCCTGTAGACGGAATTTAGATATAACTAGTATATACAAGAGGTTTTTGAACTCTACATTTGTTGTCCTCAATCTGCTTAAGAGGTGGTCAAGGCTAGCTAGTGTATCCCTACTTATCAGCCTACAACATATGCAAGTATAAATcacgcacacgcatacatacTACTCATACATATGAACATCGCTAGTAACAAGACCAGGTCAAGGATCAATtgctaataataatgaagttaaTTTTAAGAGTGCTTATAGTTATGTCGAAAAAATGTCACACAGAAGGATGAATGTGACATGAGatgaatgtgacatttttatttccttctttcattcattctctcttcttctctgctATTGCTTAATGACAACTCCTTGAAGGCCCCTtaagtaattttcttgaattgtttttattaattaccattttgcaaagtaaaaaaaaaatcattcaaactgCATTTGATAGTTTCTTTAATGAACACCAGTCCAACATGTTCActgcaaaatatctcaaaaGAAAACCTGCAAATTCATGCTCTATAAACTAGAACTGGGaatgtcacatttttatcataaaagtcaaacaaaacaatgtatctactgaaaattgtttcattatttgaacactgcaaacataaatttctCAATTAACTCATaataagaaattcttacaagcagatgtaaattattcagtcatttgGAGTAATTTATCCTTCAGTAGGAACAGGATCTTCATATGCAAATCAAGGGAtactcattaaaaaatacagattgcAATTATTATGCCATCAATTCCAATGAACAAAAAGAATCAGGAAGCTAAAAAACCTTCTATCCAAACATTTTGCCTTTATTAGGTCTATATCAATTGTAGTGCTctgcaaacattaaaacttaaaaaaaaaatcagtaaaacagtgtccatgcaataaatgtaaatcactATATGTAAAACCCACTGTATTAGATACCTTACAGAAAAAGTAGTACTTTCTGTTTTAACAAATGCTATAGGGAGAACTTcattttgcagcaaaacaaataattgaacaagaaataaagacaaaacaatccacaagaaaataaatgcaaggAAAAGCCAACAATAGGAAAACCAAGATGAGTGCCTCAATgtctacaacataaattatttgctcCCTTCAACTCTCTGACTTCCTTTCCATCTTTCCatcaattactattttcttctccccccccccccccacacaacCCCAGCTCCCATCCCTTAATTTTAACACATTAgctgtgattaaataataaaaaaatgttgaatatacaTATGTCaatatgatatactttaaacGGCTGCAACTTAATCATTGCTGAATTTCTTACAGCCAGGTGATACCCGTATCTGATTGAGGACAAGTCccttaaagcagctttacacacactggaAAGGTAAGGTTTAACATCTCGCATCTCTGTAGCTTATTATATGCATTTTCAAATACTCTGCTCTCAAACAGTCTCTTGAAGTGAACTGAGGAGGTTTAGGATCACAGTGAAtcacaatgtcatattttaagccaaagaaatgacctgaaacagctttacacaaactgcactggtgaggtgtaacacagcaacaaatgagcATGTGTTGTTTGAAATTGAATGACCTAATCCCAGCATTACAAATATGGCACTAGGAAGGTTTAAACTTCTAGGGATCAGCCTTCCTGTTTTCAAAATAGATCATCTAAAATGAGCTTTCCACAGTTTGCAAGGATGATGACTTGATAAGAACTTCAAAGCAGCTTTACCTAGCATGCACGGGTAACAGCAAAGACCATCAtaggtcatcatctgtgtttttaaagtagatgAACACCTAAAAGCAACTTTACACACAGTGCACTTGACACATCACTGTAGATTAGCATGTCCATTTTCTAAGCAGGTGAGGACTTGAAAGCAACTTTAGACACATCGGACTGGTGAGGTTTAGAATCATCGTGACTCACcttgtgtcttttgaaagtagaTAAGTGTCTAAAagaagctttacatacactggaCGGGTAAGattcaacataattatgaattagattgtgtcttttcaaaccaattaaagaagttaaaagcagattaacacacacttcaacggcaagatttgttatttctatGGACCCGCAATtgctgtttcaaatgaaataaacttttgaaggcaatgttacacacactgcatttGTGAGGCTTATCACTGTGATCCTGTCATGCTGTTTccaaacatttgattttttgaaggcagctttacatatgtTGCACTGGTAAGGGTTCTTGCTACTGTGGATTtgcctatgttgtttcaaataggAAAATGTTTCAACTACAGCTTTACAAaccctgcactggtgaggcttctcatccctATGAACAAgcatatgttgtttcaaatgggataatcttttaaatgcagcttaaCAAACCATGCTCTGCTAAGgcctctcatccctgtgaacctgcgtatgtcgtttcaaatgggataatcttttaaatgcagctttacatacactgcactggtgaggcttgtCATCCCTGTGAACAgtcatgtgctgttttaaaacatttgatcttttaaatgcagctttacatacactgcactggtgaggcctcTGATCCCTGTGAACCgtcatgtgctgttttaaaagatatgatcttttaaatgcagctttacatacactgcactggtgaggcctctcatccctgtgaaccagAGTATGTTCTTTCAATTGggataatgttttaaatgcagctttgcatacactgcactggtgaggcctcTCATCTCTGTGAACCAGAGTATGTTCTTTCAATatggataatcttttaaatgcagctttacatacactgcactggtgaggcttgtCATCCCTGTGAACAgtcatgtgctgttttaaaacatttgatcttttaaatgcagctttacatacactgcactggtgaggcctctcatccctgtgaaccgtcatgtgctgttttaaaacatatgatcttttaaatgcagctttacatacactgcactggtgaggcctctcatccctgtgaaccagAGTATGTTCTTTCAATTGggataatgttttaaatgcagctttacatacactgcactggtgaggcctctcatccctgtgaacctgtgCATGTCCTTtcaaatgggataatgttttaaatgcagctttgcatacactgcactggtgaggcctctcatccctgtgaaccagAGTATGTTCTTTCAATtgggataatcttttaaatccagctttacatacactgcactggtgaggcttctcattCCTGTGAACCTGCGCATGGCGTTTCAAAtcggataatcttttaaatgcagctttgcatacactgcactggtgaggcctctcatccctgtgaaccagAGTATGTTCTTTCAATTGggataatgttttaaatgcagctttacatacactgcactggtgaggcttctcatccctgtgaacctgtgCATGTCCTTtcaaatgggataatgttttaaatgcagctttgcatacactgcactggtgaggcctctcatccctgtgaaccagAGTATGTTCTTTCAATtgggataatcttttaaatccagctttacatacactgcactggtgaggcttctcattCCTGTGAACCTGCGCATGGCGTTTCAAATCGGATAATCCTTTAAATGCaactttacatacactgcactggtgaggcttctcatcctTGTGAACCTGCGCATGTCGTTTCAAATcgaataatcttttaaatgcaactttacatacactgcactggtgaggcttctcatccctgtgaacctgcgcATGTCGTTtcaaatgggataatgttttaaatgcagctttacataaaCTGCACTGGTGAAGCTTGTCATCATTGTGAACCGTCATGTGCTCTTTTAAAacatatgatcttttaaatgaagcattacatatactgcactggtgaggcttcttaTCACGGTGACCCTGCATATGTCTTTTCAAATCAgataatcttttgaaggcagctttacatactcTGCACTTGTGTGGTTTATCAGTGTGGTTCgacatgtgttttttgtgcaaGGATGGAAAATGCAATGATGAAATACACACTTTGCACTTATCAGATTCAATATCACTACTAGGGTGCTGTTTTTCTGACTCAGTACTGAAGCTTCCTTCTGTCACGTTTACATTTCTCTCCTGCTGAGGactttcagtcacaatatcCATCACCTGTGTATTTTTACATCCAGCAAGATCCATATCTTGAAGTTCAGGTGATGATATACatgctaaaatatctttatttttcctgcaattCCACTCCACCTCCTGTGGTACACTCTGTGCCTTCAAGTGCTCCATTATTGTggactgagtgtgtgattttgtctgctctgactTTACTGCAGAACCTTCGCCTTGACCAGAGTGAGTttcatgcttgacctcagaAGTGACTGGTCCTTTTGCATACTGTGTCTTCATTTCATAAGTATCACATTGGCAGTTCCAATGaaattcattatcactatcaagtTGAGAAATTGCATCCTGGCCAGGCCATGATCTCTCAGTCTTTACTTATATGATTATGCTCAGTCATACCTGGCCATTCTATCTTCACAATGTGACTGTCCTGctgttcaattttaatgaaGGAAGTGGAATCTTGAGAATTCATCTCCACTTTCAGAACATTCTCACACCTCCAGTTTGTCTGTGCAGCTGGATCAATTTTTATATAATGGAGCTCGTGGCCAAAGATACTGTCATGCTGcatgaaatcattctgtaaacattttgactCATTATAATCAGggcaaaatgaactttctgctttaggtaTTACATTATTGCTCAAGTCTTCTTGTGCCTCAGCCATATATTTCGTTTCAGTCTTTATGAGTGTACATGTGACCTGCATCTCGCTCTTCATGGCAAACATCTTTGTGCTCTCCAAAAATTActgattgtatttattgtcttttgggtaaaagtacttttacactTACTGTTGACTAACTTTCCATGAAGCTCAATATCTCAGCTTCATCAACTCTATTCTTTCTAGTGACAATAGAAGACCTCCTGAGTCTGTTGTAATCttatcagacctgaaacatgacaattgTAATGATTCAGTTGTCATGGAAATTATAAGAAAACATCTAAAAGCATGGGAGATTTCACTTAGTCGCTCTCTCTgttagaatgaaagaaaaaagcttttactgCTGCGGCTTTGTTGAAACACGTAGGTACTTAGTCAGTAGGAAATTCTGTAAAATTACTGAATTTtacgctattttttttttctaagattttGTGGTACTGGCTATATTGAATAAAGCCGTCGCCATCTTTAGTGGGTCggacaaactgctgaaaatcCAGGCATTTAACCtctcagaacagaaacaagaaagtaaaataaataaatcatttctgtCCGTGCTCAGAATTAGAGGAAAAAGGCATACCGTGTAGGTGGAACTTGTGGACGTAGAAAGTGTAGTCACACCATGAATCCATGTCGATCGAAGTTTGAAATCAGTTTTCATCACTAAGAACAGCAACtccgtattttctttttacaagaGTTACCGCCTATGTGCTAAAATTTGTATAGAGAGCCGCAACGATGcgtatcacgtggtacacaatTTAATGGCCGAGGCTCAGGTGGAGGACAAAGAAGTTTCCACGCCATTGTCCGAAGTAATTGGAAATAGATCTCTATTTTCCCGACAATTTGGACAAGAAAATAACTTCTCCTGTACCACAACAATCAGCGTCGTGTACGAAGCAAAAATTAAATGCGATCGACATTGCTGGCCTATACGAACTGCCGAAgcacaaatcaaatcagactttattgtctgtcgaggagatccaagatttttcttttgctcacaagggcaggcatacatatacgtacacagacatttaacacacacgtACAGTTAGGTGTAAAGATTTATCATGGCAGTTTGGATCTctgtcaaatggtcaatgaaatttcgATACTTTATATGtcttgtatatattaaaaaaaaatgcgttggcattgcagactgcaacgaaatgtgtctgaactgcagtttcttcatcctcctagtaccgtgtcagctgatactactatctgttcattcacctgtaggcaaacaacatcacaaattgtcatctatgtcatctattggtCTGTGAtagaaatccctgcatttcattaattatttagattgagcaCCTTTTTTTCCTTGGACCACGGTGACTTGACGTGCACCAGAAATGAAGATGTTGTGGAGGACCTTGCTTTTGCCATAAGCACCTACACGATGAAAGAATTTCAGACAGTAGAAAGCACGTGGAGCAGTTCTACCAGCGCTTTCAAGATGATGCAGTTTATGCTTCTGTTTAGCCGACAAGGCAAACTACGTTTTCATAAATGGTATGTTGCACAcccagataaagaaaaagattgtcAGAGAACTGGTCACCCTTGTATTGTCACGGAAACCGAAGATGTGCAGTTTCCTTGAATGGAAAGACCTCAAAATTGTATACAAAAGGTATGCCAGTTTGTACTTTTGCTGTGCCAGTGAGCCAGAAGATAATGAGCTGCTGACCCTGGAAATTATCCATCGCTATGTAGAGCTTTAGGACAAATATTTTGGCAGTGTGTGTGAACTGGACATCATTTTTaactttgagaaggccttttTCATGCTGGACGAGTTTCTTTTGGGAGGAGAGGTTCAGGAGACAAGCAAGAAAACTGTTTGCTGCTCAGGATTTGCTGCAGGAGGACACAGATGAACTGAAGAGCATACTCGAGGAGATGGGATTCACGGTTGGAAGCTAGTTACCAGTTTCAAGGTTTCACATGTTCTATGCTTGCTGCTCACAGTAGAGGCCTCTCAGCTAGAATCACATTCCTGCCATTTTTAACCAGTCATGTGTAGCTATCCCACACTCGCTGCCTTTTTTCTTACTGTATCAAGTACTTTTTTATGGTGGTTGTATccttaaaatagcaatgcagttATTGCTTAGAAGCATGTAAGAGATGCAGTGACCTCACTCATGGCATGCATAGCAATGATTTAACACAATAACACAGAAGAAAACGATATTTCGTGATGGTTCAGTAttacatgtaaatattaaacagcAGAAAGCGAATGCATAACAAGATTTGTACACTGCCCAGAATCTGCCTCTGAAGAAGCACTGTATGCCATCAACAAAGAATCTTCTTGATGAACAGTATGAGATTCCTTTGTTGATTTCTCTGTGCTCAGAGACACATGTCAGAAATCTTTTGAGAAATTAATCTTGGGGAATCAGTCATTAGAAGTACAGTATCATCATAAATGTTCATTACCTTTATCATTAGAAAGTCATATGATAACTGTGGCATATGTATGATTAGGACTAAGCCTTATCTCCACACAAGAATTTATGTGCCTATATATTATACAACATAATTTGTCCTCTGTGGTGATGTGTCCTTTGTCAAGACCGTTAGagctttttttccccacccTCAATAGTCAAGCATGAAACAAAACTGGACTATTGCTGTGTGTGAATGGCAGTTTTAAAAATGAGCTTACTGCGATACATAGAACTTAAAATCACCAGACAGTTGTGATCCTTTAGGAACTGTGATTTAGTGTTATCACAAAAGAAACCAGTTTTGAAACATCCATTTCGTTACAGTTATCAAGATTATGC
The sequence above is a segment of the Pomacea canaliculata isolate SZHN2017 linkage group LG6, ASM307304v1, whole genome shotgun sequence genome. Coding sequences within it:
- the LOC112566948 gene encoding zinc finger protein 239-like, which gives rise to MEHLKAQSVPQEVEWNCRKNKDILACISSPELQDMDLAGCKNTQVMDIVTESPQQERNVNVTEGSFSTESEKQHPSSDIESDKCKVCISSLHFPSLHKKHMSNHTDKPHKCRVCKAAFKRLSDLKRHMQGHRDKKPHQCSICNASFKRSYVLKEHMTVHNDDKLHQCSLCKAAFKTLSHLKRHAQVHRDEKPHQCSVCKVAFKRLFDLKRHAQVHKDEKPHQCSVCKVAFKGLSDLKRHAQVHRNEKPHQCSVCKAGFKRLSQLKEHTLVHRDERDERPHQCSVCKAAFKRSYVLKQHMTVHRDERPHGSEASPVQSAFKRLSHLKQHMLVHRDEKPHQCRDYAMVSPSAECLLSTLNVETHQSSLL